A stretch of the Hypomesus transpacificus isolate Combined female chromosome 12, fHypTra1, whole genome shotgun sequence genome encodes the following:
- the dph3 gene encoding DPH3 homolog, giving the protein MSVFHDEVEIEDFEYDEDTETYYFPCPCGDKFAITKEDLENGEDVATCPSCSLIVKVIYDKDEFMSGEVIEAPST; this is encoded by the exons ATGTCTGTCTTTCATGACGAAGTTGAAATCGAAGACTTTGAATATGATGAGGACACAGAGACGTACTATTTCCCTTGCCCCTGTGGTGACAAATTTGCCATTACAAAA GAAGATTTAGAAAATGGGGAAGATGTAGCAACCTGTCCAAGTTGTTCGCTCATTGTGAAAGTCATCTATGACAAG GATGAATTTATGTCAGGAGAGGTGATAGAAGCACCATCGACATAA